TTACCTTTATGGGGTTCCTGTTTCTCATGGCAGTCGATACACTGACTTTTCGCCTGATAATATTTCTTGTCCTTTTTGTGACAGGCCTGACATTGGGTCTCCCTGTGCGTTCCGCGCAAAGGAAAATCTGTCTGACCGTGATCGAATGTCTGCTTATCAAATAAAACAATATCCGCTTTTCGACCCAAATGTTCTCTGTGGCAGACTTTACAATCCTTTTTATTGATACCGGGAATTCGTCCGTGGTAACCCCGCTTGGACTGAATGTCTTTCTTAATATTCTTATGATCGTGGCAATTCAAACACAGGGCATTCTGGCTGGACTGGCTGAACATTTTATGACACTCGGTACATTTATCTTCAAATTTCGCATGCGCTTCACTCAGTTCTCCAGGCATCAAGGCTTTTTCCATGGAGTCCAGCACATCCGCGGAAGATACCTTTAACAATGATGCAAATAGAGAAACAGCCATAATCAGCAGCAGCCCAACTTGATTGGGCTTACGACCCCCTAACATTTATCATTCCGTCAATACATGTGGACTGCAATCACGTGAACCACCCCGCTCATAAGCAGTAAATACAAGAGGGGTACGTGGGCGTTGCGCCAGAAGGCAAAAAAACGTTCATACACATGGAACAGGGCCACTTTTTCCAAGGTATCCATATAATCACTCAACTGTTTCTTGAACTCTCGGCGCCTGTATCTCAATTCCTGATTTTTCCAACCGTTGTCGCTGGCCATCATGTTTAAATGTAATCGCATATTTTCTGTCAGCTGAAAAACCAACCAGCGCCGACGCCAACCAAAAGTGGTCAATTCCCAAATCGCATGAGGCAAGGACTCGCGATGACTCAACACCGTGTCTGTAAAATCTTCCAGGCGTGAGGATTTTATCTTACGCCCTGCCAACTTTAATGTTTCCTGCAAATCCTTGACTCGGGCTTTTTGCCCACCCAAACCAAAATGAGTCTTGGAGTATAAAAACCGACCCATGATTCCGCTCATCAAAACCAGCATCATGCTGATTAAGGCAATACCGCCATTGAGGGAGCCAATGGTAAAAGTAGAATGAATCATTACCAAGATAGGGCCGGTAATACCAAAGAAAATATGTATGCCTAGCCAGTGTTTCATGATGGAACGCGTACGCAACATGGGAACATACTTAAATGCTGTGTAGAAAAACGCGGCCAGCATCATCACCCCACCGGTGAGGCCCAGAAAATAGCCCAGACCTTCTTCGGGGGTATAATAGCGCTCGTCATAGAATATACGACCCAATATAAACAGTGCTGCCACAAACAACATCAGACCCACAGCAAAAAATAACTCCGAGCGTCGAGCCAGGCGTTTGAGTTTCTCTTGGGGAATTAGCTTTGCACTCAGCGGCACCGCTGGGGCAGATCGTTCCATGCGAATCAGTCCTTGTGAGTTTTCCGCTGCGGTGGAAATCTCTGACTTATTTAAATTCTTAGCTAAAGCTGGTTGCATAATATCTCACTCGTTTACAAAACAACACTTACTATCCTGTCGACCACTGCGTAAGTGGCAATAGCATACACCAATAGCTGATATTTGGGAATATATTCACAATTTTGAATACCCCTTGCTCAACTACGGATGAACTGAGGTGAACTGAAAAACAGCTATGAATTCAACACAGTTGGGAACTAATAAAACACGGTACACATAAAAACTCAGTAGTGAACCGTTATGAACTGATAAAAGTAGTCCTTACTGACATTGAAAACTGTGAATAGCGTAGAGTTTTTATAATTCTGAGCATCACACTTTTTTTATTCTTCAAACTACATCGCACAAACCGCGCCAAGTATATTTCACAAGCTAATCAATAAGTTACACTCACGCTGCTGAATCGGCTTGTCGTGACTGAGCGACAGAACCTTACAGCATTGTATAAGTCACTAAATTTACTAAACTATTCTTGTCGCTGTGCAGCAACAGACGAAAATCATGAAAACCGCCCGCGTTTTGTTTACAATGATCGCCAAATGGATTTCATCTGGGATGACATGAACTTACACATTGCTACCTCCTTTTCTTCCGGCCAGTACGTACTTCTCTTCATTTATTTACTACCCGTAGCCCTTATTTGGTTTGGCCGCATTTATTTTCGACGTCGATCCAGCGCTAAACACGCCGAAGCCCTACGCCAATCACAGCAGGCAGGACTCACAGAACCGGCTTCCTTGCATCCCCTGATCGACCGGGATTTATGCATCGCCTGCAATGCCTGCGCTAAAGCCTGCCCCGAAGGGGATGTATTGGCAATTATCGGCGATAAAGTAGAACTGATTAACCCCACCCATTGCATTGGCCACGGCGCCTGCGAAGCCGCCTGCCCCGTAAAAGCGATTACCCTGGTATTTGGCACAGAAAAGCGCGGCATCGATATCCCTCATGTGGATAAAACCTTTGAAACCAACATCAAAGGCATTTACATTGCCGGTGAGTTGGGTGGAATGGGATTAATTCGCAATGCTATTACCCAGGGACGTCAGGCCATGGAGGCCATCGCCTCCAGGAATGATATGGGAAAAGAAGCCGAGCACGATGTAGTGATCATCGGCGCAGGCCCTGCGGGGTTTTCCGCCACCTTGTGTGCGGCACAGCACAAATTACGTTATGTCACCATTGAACAGGATTCCTTCGGCGGTACCGTTTCCCACTACCCCAGAGGCAAAATTGTCATGACCGCACCGGTCATACTGCCCATGGTCGGGAAAATGCGTTTTCGAGAAACAACCAAAGAAAAACTTATGGAGTTTTGGACCAAGGTAGTGCAGGAAACGGCTATCAAAATCAACTATGGCGAGCGCATGGAAGCCGTCACCCCCATCGGTAAAAAAGGTTTTATTGTCAAAACTACAAAAGGCAGTTACAAAACCAATACCGTACTTTTGTCCGTGGGACGGCGTGGCACCCCCCGCAGATTGGACGTCCCCGGCGAAGAACAAAACAAAGTGGTATACCGATTGGTGGATCCGGAACAATATCGCAACCAACATGTGTTAGTTGTGGGTGGTGGCGACAGTGCTCTGGAAGCTGCCACCAGCATTGCGGCGGAGGCGGGTACCACGGTGACTCTTTCTTACCGCAGTGGCGCTTTCAGTCGTGCCAAGGAAAAAAACCGCGTTAAGGTGGATCAAGCCCGTGAAGCTGGGCGATTACAAGTTTTGCTAAAATCTACGGTAAAGGAAATTTTCACCGATAAAGTCACTTTGGAGCATGACGGTGAAACTGTCACCATCGACAACGACGCAGTGATTGTCAGCGCCGGGGGTATTGTACCCACCGGCATGCTCAAAGATATGGGAATCCATGTAGAAACCAAGCATGGAACGGCCTAAGAACGACCGGGGAAACAAATCGCGAAGGTCACCTATAACAGGAACCCCCAAAAACCTGGGCACCAATTACGTTGATACAATTTGTGGGGTTTGCGAAAGTACGCGGTTCAGTTTTTCCAATACAACTTCCGGCTGAATCAAAGCCATACACTGATTGTCTGTACATTGCTCGTAACGACTGCTGTGATAACACGGACTGCATTCCAAATTGCTGCTAATGATATGCACCGAATTGTTTCGCGTTTTGTAGGGCGCTGTTCGTCTCGGGTTGGTAGGACCAATTAAAGTTAACACGGGAGCGGCCACAGCGCCGGCAATGTGGGCCGGCCCCGTATCCGTACTGACAACGGCGGCAGCATGCTGTAATAAACCGACCAATTCCGGAAAATCCGTACGACCCACCAAATCCTGTACATTTTCAGGATACGGTTGCAACCGGGTAAAATACTCTTGCTCGTTTTTCCCCCCAACAATCACCACCGTGGTCTCTTTTTCGCTCAGTCGTTTAATGAGTTCCCGCCAATGCGGCACAGGCCAAGCGCGGTAATTCTTTTCAGCCGCCCCGTGGTGACTATTACTAGGCACTAAAACAACATATTTTCCGTGGATAGAGAATTTTTGGCGAATAGTTACCTCGGGGCTGCCTATGAGTGACGGCTCGGCAATTTCCAGGGCTGACTCGGGTAAAAAACTACGATATATAAGTTGTAGATTTTCCACCGCATGGGTTTGCTCAGGCTCTTCGAACAATCGAAATGGCATACCGACCTTTTGTTTTGCCCGGAGTAGCCGCATCATGGAGTTAAACATACTACCCAGCTCCAGATTCACCACCAGATCATAAGGCTGTCGCATGGATTCCAATACCACGGCAAATTTTCCCGGGTTTAGCAGTAACGGGCTCCGACGGCTCTTCAGCTCAAAAATACGGTCAATCCTGGGATCTGCAGCAAAAATCCTCCCCATGCCTCGCTTTGCCACCCAATGGATTTGCACATCCTCACCGTAGATAGCTCGCAGTGGCTCTATAATACTGGAGGCGCAGACCGTATCCCCTAACTGCCCGGCCCTAATCAGCAATATTCTTTTACTTGTTTCCATTTTCATTAAAAATTAAAAAATTGAGAAAAAACTCTTTTTATTTTGTTCCTTAATCACACTCACCACTTTTTGGTGCTTATGAGCTTTGGCTAATGATAACGCGGTTTCTTTTCGTTTGTTTTTTACTGATGCGTCCGCACCTTTTTGTAACAGCAATTCCACCAGCGCATGATGCCCCGAGGCTGCTGCCATAATCAAGGGAGTGTTTCGCACAGTATTTTCCGCATTCACATCGGCGCCGTTAGCCAGTAGGATCTCAGCCACTTTAAGTTGTCCCATATCCGCCGCCAAGTGCAATGCCGTATTACCCAAGCGAGACTTATCATTTATGGCTATTTTCCTCGCCAGAAAATAGTGGACCAAACGTACATGGCCTTCCTTCACCGCAGCCAACCATGCGCTGAACATGGCTTCTTCGCCATCCTGATCTTTTGCTCTGGTGTTAATTCCTTTTTTGACCAGCTCATCCACTACCTTGACCAAACCAAAACGCGAGGCTTGCCACAGCAAGCCCCGTTTTTTTGCATCGACCCAGTTGAGATCTGCACCCTTGTGAATCAAACGTCGAGCAATGTCTTGCTGTTGCCTTTCAATAGCCAGATTGAGCGCTGAGCTACCATCTCCCGCTTTTACGTTAATGTTAGCGCCAAGATCCAACAAAGTGGCCACCGCTTTCTCCTTTGAATCCAATATGGCAAACATCAGGGCAGTACGTCCGTTTTTGTTCTTCGCATTTAATTTGGCACCGTTCGCCCCTAACAGTTGCAACACTTTTACATGCCCCTCTCGGGCGGCTAACATAAGTGCTGTTAATCCTTGGTTTTGCTGCAGATTAATATCAGCGTGGTTTGCTATCAACAGCTTAACAACGGCACCATGCCCCTTCCACGCCGCAAGCATTAGGGCGCTGTAACCATCGCGCTCCTGTGCATTAATTCGATCCAGCCGAATACGCTTTTGCACAGCTTTGATTCTACCTTCCCAGGCGGCGATCATTAATTCGCTCCACCCCTCATACAGAGACTTGGCCGACAAAGCCCCTTTGGACTGTTTTTTGGTTTTTAGCTTAGGCGCAACAGGCAGCTTGTGTTTTACTGCACCACGCGACTCCAGCAATGAGGCCACTTTCTGGTGTTTGTTTGTTTGAGCCAGACTTAAGGCGCTGTGA
The window above is part of the Gammaproteobacteria bacterium genome. Proteins encoded here:
- a CDS encoding glycosyltransferase family 9 protein — its product is MKMETSKRILLIRAGQLGDTVCASSIIEPLRAIYGEDVQIHWVAKRGMGRIFAADPRIDRIFELKSRRSPLLLNPGKFAVVLESMRQPYDLVVNLELGSMFNSMMRLLRAKQKVGMPFRLFEEPEQTHAVENLQLIYRSFLPESALEIAEPSLIGSPEVTIRQKFSIHGKYVVLVPSNSHHGAAEKNYRAWPVPHWRELIKRLSEKETTVVIVGGKNEQEYFTRLQPYPENVQDLVGRTDFPELVGLLQHAAAVVSTDTGPAHIAGAVAAPVLTLIGPTNPRRTAPYKTRNNSVHIISSNLECSPCYHSSRYEQCTDNQCMALIQPEVVLEKLNRVLSQTPQIVST
- a CDS encoding NAD(P)-binding domain-containing protein; translated protein: MDFIWDDMNLHIATSFSSGQYVLLFIYLLPVALIWFGRIYFRRRSSAKHAEALRQSQQAGLTEPASLHPLIDRDLCIACNACAKACPEGDVLAIIGDKVELINPTHCIGHGACEAACPVKAITLVFGTEKRGIDIPHVDKTFETNIKGIYIAGELGGMGLIRNAITQGRQAMEAIASRNDMGKEAEHDVVIIGAGPAGFSATLCAAQHKLRYVTIEQDSFGGTVSHYPRGKIVMTAPVILPMVGKMRFRETTKEKLMEFWTKVVQETAIKINYGERMEAVTPIGKKGFIVKTTKGSYKTNTVLLSVGRRGTPRRLDVPGEEQNKVVYRLVDPEQYRNQHVLVVGGGDSALEAATSIAAEAGTTVTLSYRSGAFSRAKEKNRVKVDQAREAGRLQVLLKSTVKEIFTDKVTLEHDGETVTIDNDAVIVSAGGIVPTGMLKDMGIHVETKHGTA